The Leadbettera azotonutricia ZAS-9 genome has a window encoding:
- the thrH gene encoding bifunctional phosphoserine phosphatase/homoserine phosphotransferase ThrH: MRIVCLDLEGVLVPEIWIAFSEAVGIPELRRTTRDEPDYDKLMRFRLDLLEKNKLKLPDIQKVIGAMDPLPGAIDFAKALREKTQLIILSDTFEQFAKPLMAKLGYPTLFCNSLEAGKDGSITGYKLRQKEGKKHAVAALKTLNMEVFAAGDSFNDLAMIQESDGGCLFRAPQKIRDDYPHIPCVDIYDDLLSQIDNFLEK; encoded by the coding sequence ATGCGGATAGTGTGCTTGGATCTTGAAGGCGTATTGGTCCCCGAAATATGGATCGCTTTTTCAGAAGCTGTGGGAATTCCCGAGCTGCGGCGAACCACACGGGATGAACCCGATTATGATAAGCTTATGCGATTCAGGCTGGATTTGCTTGAAAAAAACAAGCTAAAGCTGCCTGATATTCAAAAAGTGATAGGCGCTATGGATCCCCTGCCGGGGGCAATTGACTTTGCCAAGGCCCTCAGGGAAAAAACCCAGCTCATCATTCTGTCGGACACCTTTGAGCAGTTTGCAAAACCCCTTATGGCCAAACTTGGCTACCCTACCCTTTTCTGCAATAGCCTCGAAGCCGGAAAAGACGGCAGTATTACCGGTTATAAGCTCAGGCAGAAGGAAGGGAAGAAACACGCAGTAGCTGCCCTTAAAACCCTCAATATGGAAGTCTTTGCGGCCGGCGATTCTTTTAACGATTTGGCAATGATACAGGAATCCGACGGCGGCTGTCTATTCAGGGCGCCGCAAAAAATACGGGACGATTATCCCCACATACCCTGTGTTGATATTTACGATGATCTATTGAGCCAGATTGATAATTTTCTGGAAAAATAA
- a CDS encoding cysteine hydrolase family protein, whose translation MKPALLVIDMQKASYFGPSSASMDKAAEVINKAAALFRKKGLAVVWIQQDNGTDAIQGTEKFKLLDSLIPLDSEKKIVKHYENSFIKTDLAEFLKLEKVDTPIISGYCAEYCVLSTYRGAKEQDLDPLLLKNGIAGGTPEYLCMVEQICESLSPLALEKLLH comes from the coding sequence ATGAAACCTGCATTACTCGTCATTGACATGCAAAAAGCATCCTATTTCGGCCCGTCATCTGCTTCCATGGATAAGGCGGCGGAAGTCATTAACAAGGCCGCCGCCCTTTTCAGGAAAAAGGGCCTGGCCGTAGTATGGATACAGCAGGACAACGGCACAGATGCAATACAGGGCACTGAAAAATTCAAGCTTCTCGATTCCCTCATCCCTCTGGATTCAGAAAAGAAGATAGTAAAACACTATGAAAACAGCTTTATCAAAACGGATCTTGCTGAATTCCTCAAGCTCGAAAAAGTCGATACTCCAATAATCTCAGGCTACTGCGCCGAATACTGTGTGCTTTCAACATACCGTGGCGCCAAAGAACAGGATCTTGACCCCCTGCTTCTCAAAAACGGCATAGCCGGCGGAACGCCGGAATATTTATGTATGGTAGAGCAAATCTGCGAGAGCCTCTCGCCCCTGGCCCTGGAAAAGCTCCTGCATTAA
- the era gene encoding GTPase Era: MEDKKKSAFVAVVGRPSVGKSTLVNLLCGAKVAIVSSVPQTTRNAIRGIVSKPDGQLVFVDTPGRHTSERKLNKKLMEVSDRAVGDSELILYVLDASRAPGSEEEAVAEMIKPLIGKTIVAINKMDMQGANAEKAIVFLQEQLPDLPREHIFNISCLKKEGIEPLLACLFEMAEPGDPFYPEEYYTDQDIPFRIAEIIREKAMNRLRDELPHSLYVEVADTELKDTVKESGEIVQKLWVRAFIITERESQKGMVVGKGGEMIKAIRQAAQKELNSIFDWKVELDLRVKTGKDWRHNDHVLHRIIDRQ, encoded by the coding sequence ATGGAAGATAAAAAGAAGTCGGCCTTTGTAGCCGTGGTTGGAAGGCCGTCGGTGGGCAAGTCCACCCTGGTCAATCTGCTGTGCGGCGCAAAGGTTGCCATAGTCAGCTCTGTTCCCCAAACGACAAGGAATGCCATTCGGGGAATTGTCTCAAAACCCGATGGACAGCTTGTCTTTGTGGATACCCCAGGCCGTCATACTTCGGAACGCAAACTCAATAAAAAACTCATGGAAGTTTCTGACCGTGCAGTAGGCGATTCCGAGCTTATCCTTTATGTGCTGGATGCTTCCCGTGCCCCGGGCTCTGAGGAAGAAGCGGTCGCTGAAATGATTAAACCCCTGATCGGCAAAACTATTGTTGCCATTAATAAAATGGATATGCAGGGCGCAAATGCTGAAAAGGCAATAGTGTTTTTACAGGAACAGCTTCCCGATCTTCCCCGTGAACATATTTTCAATATCTCCTGCTTAAAAAAAGAAGGCATTGAACCGCTTTTGGCCTGTCTCTTTGAAATGGCGGAGCCTGGCGATCCTTTTTATCCCGAAGAATATTACACCGATCAGGATATACCTTTCCGCATTGCCGAGATCATCCGTGAAAAGGCCATGAACCGTCTCAGGGATGAGCTGCCTCATTCGCTTTATGTCGAGGTCGCCGACACGGAGTTAAAAGACACAGTAAAAGAAAGCGGGGAGATAGTACAGAAGCTTTGGGTCAGGGCTTTTATCATCACAGAAAGGGAATCCCAAAAAGGCATGGTAGTGGGGAAGGGCGGCGAAATGATCAAGGCAATCCGCCAGGCAGCCCAGAAGGAGCTTAATTCAATATTCGACTGGAAAGTGGAATTGGATCTCAGGGTAAAAACCGGCAAAGATTGGCGTCATAATGACCATGTGCTTCACCGCATTATAGATCGCCAATAA
- a CDS encoding biotin--[acetyl-CoA-carboxylase] ligase: protein MIQLDLQNPFGAPVYFEETLPSTMDVSRVLAARGEPHGTVIAADFQEKGRGRIPGRPWKMDKGVSLSFTLFFAFKDFFAIPRALTLRTGLAISLAIEDFAPSLAARVQVKWPNDIMVDSKKVAGILTEGDGKNVFIGIGVNVGQKEFPEALRGKAVSIFQALGDQEIPERFDLLEKILKHLYLELNNAAPPWRSSLEARLYRKGEMIRFIDGAAESGRVVEGLLSGIGRDGELLIKPDGEKDPRAFVTGELDVY, encoded by the coding sequence ATGATTCAGCTTGATCTGCAAAACCCCTTTGGGGCGCCGGTCTATTTTGAAGAAACTCTCCCAAGTACCATGGATGTGTCCCGCGTTTTGGCTGCCCGGGGCGAACCCCACGGCACGGTTATCGCTGCGGATTTTCAGGAAAAAGGCAGGGGCCGAATTCCCGGACGCCCCTGGAAAATGGACAAGGGCGTCAGCCTTTCGTTTACTTTGTTCTTCGCGTTTAAGGATTTTTTCGCCATTCCCCGGGCCCTTACTCTCCGGACGGGCCTTGCAATATCCCTTGCAATAGAAGATTTTGCCCCTTCCCTTGCAGCAAGGGTTCAGGTCAAATGGCCCAATGATATAATGGTGGATTCCAAAAAGGTTGCGGGTATACTCACCGAAGGGGATGGCAAAAATGTGTTCATCGGCATTGGAGTGAATGTAGGGCAGAAGGAATTTCCCGAAGCCTTGCGGGGTAAGGCGGTGAGTATTTTTCAGGCGCTGGGCGATCAAGAGATACCGGAACGGTTTGATCTGTTAGAGAAGATACTTAAGCATTTATACCTGGAATTAAATAATGCGGCGCCTCCATGGCGGAGCAGCCTTGAAGCTCGCCTTTACAGGAAGGGTGAAATGATCCGCTTTATTGACGGAGCCGCAGAATCAGGGCGGGTGGTGGAAGGCCTGCTTTCCGGCATCGGCCGGGACGGCGAGCTTCTTATAAAGCCCGACGGGGAAAAAGATCCCAGGGCTTTTGTAACCGGGGAATTGGATGTGTATTAA